In Saccharolobus solfataricus, a genomic segment contains:
- a CDS encoding glycosyltransferase family 4 protein, with amino-acid sequence MTTLGVVYDKFLSPYFAGGGAVHAYEVTIRLKEHFKIVYYPSSPVLSWDKENVEKKAKELESQGIKVADEFYEILEEKRRIGRLKRFLFADKIAREFSKGFKVDADILYEPDHTSLDIFYLARDTKYGVTFHEPPFYNNSLRYFRRLVKFYGVNPYTGKGFHTRFLYNEYIKYLYKRLFKKVKKPTFLAGVSEAPLLESGLGGEVIKPGNAFNPSLLKFRNRGKEDYVVFWSRLNQDKGFHELPDILRIMEKRGGNKVRLILMGKFFDKYNERRFWSKVRKYDLRVDYKGFVKREELADIVSKAKVLIYPSHVDGFSLVALESLALGTPVVAYDIPAIKSVYGGLECVRIVNEFDKESMAENALKFYKMSEKEIEEIMNGDKLMEFLKLHSNWDNVANSVLKILKKYLI; translated from the coding sequence ATGACTACACTGGGAGTTGTCTACGATAAATTCCTCTCACCGTATTTTGCTGGTGGTGGAGCCGTTCATGCTTATGAGGTTACGATTAGGCTTAAGGAGCATTTCAAAATTGTATATTACCCTTCTAGCCCAGTCCTTTCATGGGATAAGGAGAACGTAGAGAAGAAGGCTAAGGAATTAGAGAGCCAAGGCATAAAGGTTGCTGATGAATTTTATGAGATATTGGAGGAGAAGAGGAGAATTGGAAGGCTTAAGAGGTTTTTATTTGCCGATAAGATCGCTAGGGAGTTTTCCAAGGGTTTTAAAGTTGACGCCGATATCTTGTACGAGCCAGACCACACATCCCTTGATATTTTCTATCTGGCTAGGGATACTAAATATGGCGTAACTTTCCATGAACCCCCCTTTTATAATAACTCCCTTAGATACTTTAGGAGATTAGTCAAATTTTATGGTGTAAATCCATATACTGGAAAAGGTTTTCACACTAGGTTTCTATACAACGAGTATATAAAATATTTGTATAAGAGGTTGTTTAAAAAAGTGAAAAAACCTACTTTTTTAGCTGGTGTCAGTGAAGCTCCTTTACTTGAGTCTGGTTTAGGTGGTGAGGTTATTAAACCCGGAAATGCTTTTAATCCTTCTCTTCTGAAGTTTAGGAATAGGGGGAAAGAGGATTACGTTGTATTCTGGAGTAGGTTAAATCAAGATAAGGGTTTTCATGAGTTGCCAGACATTTTGCGCATTATGGAAAAGAGGGGTGGTAATAAGGTAAGGTTAATTCTAATGGGCAAATTTTTCGATAAATACAACGAGAGGAGGTTTTGGTCTAAGGTCAGAAAATACGATTTGAGGGTTGACTATAAGGGCTTTGTTAAGAGGGAGGAGTTAGCAGATATTGTTTCTAAGGCTAAGGTTCTAATTTATCCATCTCATGTTGATGGTTTCTCATTAGTTGCTCTAGAATCTCTAGCCCTAGGTACGCCGGTTGTTGCCTATGACATTCCCGCAATTAAGAGTGTTTATGGAGGATTAGAGTGTGTTAGGATTGTTAATGAATTCGATAAGGAAAGTATGGCTGAAAACGCTTTAAAGTTCTACAAAATGAGTGAGAAAGAAATTGAAGAGATCATGAATGGAGATAAGTTAATGGAATTCTTAAAGCTGCATTCGAATTGGGATAATGTTGCCAATTCTGTCTTGAAAATTTTAAAGAAGTATCTTATTTGA
- a CDS encoding helix-turn-helix domain-containing protein yields MAVDELFDSYIIETIGKRISGDIVWSKDISGSLRKWREMFNVSQGELAREMGIKQSVIADYERGRRQAGSEFIKRYVSALISIDARRGYKVVKELAKMFGINFPFIVDMRDFNSPICIDKLIRAVDGVVVNSFVTDKKVYGYVVTDSIRAILSLSGLEFYQVLSMMVNRVVVFTRVSSGRSPMIALKVAPIRPQVVVFHRPVKLDPLALMLSEVEGINIIVSMKPTEEDLIKGLRSLLAES; encoded by the coding sequence ATGGCAGTTGATGAATTATTTGATTCCTATATAATAGAGACTATTGGTAAGAGAATATCTGGAGATATTGTTTGGAGTAAGGATATATCCGGATCTTTAAGGAAGTGGAGGGAAATGTTTAACGTTTCTCAAGGTGAGCTGGCTAGGGAGATGGGAATTAAGCAATCTGTTATCGCAGATTACGAAAGGGGAAGAAGGCAGGCTGGTAGTGAGTTCATTAAGCGTTATGTGTCTGCTTTGATTTCAATTGACGCTAGGAGGGGTTATAAGGTTGTTAAAGAGTTGGCTAAGATGTTTGGTATAAATTTCCCTTTCATTGTTGATATGAGGGATTTCAATTCTCCTATTTGTATAGATAAGTTGATTAGGGCTGTTGACGGTGTTGTCGTAAATTCCTTTGTTACTGATAAGAAGGTTTACGGTTACGTTGTTACCGATAGTATTAGGGCTATTCTGAGTTTAAGTGGTTTAGAGTTTTATCAAGTTTTGAGTATGATGGTGAATAGGGTTGTGGTTTTCACGAGAGTAAGTAGCGGTAGGTCTCCAATGATAGCTCTTAAGGTTGCCCCAATAAGGCCTCAGGTTGTGGTTTTCCATAGACCGGTTAAGCTAGACCCCTTAGCCTTAATGTTAAGTGAGGTTGAAGGAATAAACATCATTGTCTCTATGAAACCAACTGAGGAGGATTTAATTAAGGGTTTGAGGTCTCTCCTTGCAGAATCATAA
- a CDS encoding MBL fold metallo-hydrolase — protein sequence MNYFLKILGGGREVGRSAIEVGNSDGSIILDYGVNFDEKDNPNFPLQEMPGKVKGFVVSHAHLDHIGALPIYQIGSLNTKVYGTVATRIITETMLKDFLKLSGAKIPYEWVEVRKTMDNFMAIGYGEEVEIDSLKVSLYNAGHIPGSSIIKVSSEKGVIAFTGDINLTETKLMKPAEIENIGDANVLVMESTYGKFNHPNRKDVENDFYDKVMEVVESGGTVLVPAFSLARSQEVLSVLAERNFPYPVYYDGMSREITEIMLGFKEFLNRPDLLKKAYDNFNYVKGWEDRHRAWKEKGVIVASAGMLKGGPAVYYFKKLSENSKNAVFLVSYQAINTPGRKLLEMGKFDEYSGLLKARLEIFDFSSHAGRRQLLEIVKSVKDLEKVVLVHGSPDNESSLADLIKQEIGVEVITPENGQEISL from the coding sequence ATGAATTACTTTCTGAAAATATTAGGTGGTGGAAGAGAAGTAGGTAGATCTGCCATTGAGGTTGGAAATAGTGATGGTAGCATAATACTAGACTATGGTGTAAACTTCGATGAAAAGGACAATCCTAATTTTCCGTTGCAAGAAATGCCAGGTAAGGTGAAGGGCTTTGTCGTATCTCATGCACATCTAGACCATATAGGAGCTTTACCTATTTATCAAATAGGTTCATTGAACACTAAGGTCTATGGCACTGTGGCCACTAGGATAATAACTGAGACAATGCTAAAGGATTTTCTAAAGCTTTCTGGAGCTAAAATACCGTACGAATGGGTTGAAGTAAGGAAAACAATGGACAATTTCATGGCAATTGGGTATGGGGAAGAAGTAGAAATAGATAGTTTGAAAGTTTCGCTTTACAATGCTGGGCACATACCGGGAAGTTCTATTATTAAGGTATCGTCAGAGAAAGGCGTAATAGCCTTTACGGGGGATATTAACTTAACGGAGACCAAATTAATGAAACCTGCAGAAATTGAGAATATAGGAGATGCAAATGTTTTAGTTATGGAGTCAACTTATGGCAAGTTTAATCATCCAAATAGAAAAGATGTTGAAAACGATTTCTACGATAAGGTTATGGAAGTAGTAGAAAGCGGTGGGACTGTTTTAGTACCAGCTTTTAGTTTAGCTAGGAGCCAGGAAGTCTTATCTGTATTGGCGGAAAGGAATTTTCCTTATCCAGTTTATTATGACGGTATGTCCAGAGAGATAACGGAGATAATGCTTGGTTTTAAAGAGTTTTTGAATAGACCAGATCTGCTTAAGAAGGCTTATGATAATTTCAATTACGTTAAGGGCTGGGAGGATAGGCATAGAGCATGGAAGGAGAAAGGGGTTATCGTTGCGAGTGCGGGAATGCTTAAGGGTGGGCCAGCCGTTTATTACTTCAAAAAGCTATCAGAAAATAGTAAGAATGCGGTATTCTTAGTCAGTTACCAAGCTATTAACACTCCGGGAAGGAAGCTATTAGAAATGGGTAAGTTCGATGAGTATTCTGGATTGTTAAAGGCTAGGTTAGAAATCTTTGACTTTTCAAGTCACGCTGGAAGAAGACAGTTGTTGGAAATAGTTAAATCCGTTAAGGATTTGGAAAAAGTCGTGCTCGTTCATGGTTCTCCAGATAATGAATCATCTTTAGCGGATCTAATAAAGCAAGAGATTGGGGTTGAAGTTATAACTCCGGAAAATGGTCAAGAAATTAGTTTATAA
- the mvk gene encoding mevalonate kinase, translating to MMVEAKVPLKLTLFGEHAVVYDRPAIAMTISESLKVKVSENDKFLIISPSLNIKGVKLDLNEMKIESDEAKKVLRYVFEVLNYFEMKKPVKIEINSTVEPSVGLGTSAAVIVGTVAAYSKYLGIDLSRDEIAKISHNIELKVQGIASRMDTYTETYGGLIYFPAGGKGFEKIDTNFELTAGYIRRSMSTADVLWRVRTLKESNKEVFENILDVIGEITNRAKSLIVEQNFEELGLLMYVNHGLLFSLGITSPEADEIVSRAKQLGIKGCKISGGGAGGSIICIKSVEAEVLLRSYNARIVNSTLTKDGVIFSIL from the coding sequence ATGATGGTTGAAGCTAAGGTTCCGTTGAAGCTGACATTATTTGGGGAACATGCTGTAGTTTACGATAGACCAGCAATCGCAATGACTATTTCAGAAAGTTTAAAGGTAAAGGTAAGTGAAAACGACAAGTTCCTAATTATATCTCCATCCCTTAATATAAAAGGGGTTAAGTTAGATTTAAATGAGATGAAAATTGAGAGCGATGAGGCTAAGAAAGTACTTAGATATGTATTTGAGGTGTTGAACTATTTTGAAATGAAGAAGCCAGTTAAAATAGAAATAAATTCAACAGTCGAACCTTCTGTTGGATTAGGTACTAGTGCTGCAGTTATTGTTGGCACTGTTGCTGCTTACTCTAAATATTTGGGTATTGATTTAAGCAGAGATGAAATAGCCAAAATCTCGCACAATATAGAGTTAAAGGTTCAAGGAATAGCCAGTAGGATGGATACTTATACTGAAACTTATGGTGGGCTAATTTACTTTCCAGCTGGTGGAAAGGGATTTGAAAAAATAGATACCAATTTTGAACTGACTGCAGGATACATAAGGAGGAGTATGAGTACTGCTGATGTTTTATGGCGTGTTAGAACGCTTAAGGAGTCAAACAAGGAAGTCTTTGAGAACATATTAGATGTGATAGGCGAGATAACTAATAGGGCTAAATCTTTAATAGTCGAACAAAATTTCGAGGAATTAGGACTCTTAATGTACGTAAATCATGGATTATTGTTTTCATTAGGAATAACTTCACCAGAAGCTGATGAGATTGTTTCTAGAGCTAAACAATTGGGAATAAAAGGTTGTAAGATCAGTGGGGGAGGGGCTGGGGGTTCCATAATATGTATAAAGTCCGTTGAGGCTGAAGTTCTTCTGAGGAGTTACAACGCTAGAATAGTTAATTCTACACTAACTAAAGATGGTGTCATTTTTTCGATACTATAA
- a CDS encoding nascent polypeptide-associated complex protein → MAKIKPSDLKKMERMGIKTEQINATRVIIETNEKNIVIENPTVMKTNVMGNEAIVIYGGQTREEKKQSQIEIKDEDVKFVAEQTGKSEKDAREALVKANGDIAKAIMILQGETSNP, encoded by the coding sequence ATGGCAAAAATAAAACCCTCTGATCTAAAGAAAATGGAAAGAATGGGAATAAAAACTGAACAAATAAATGCAACTAGAGTGATAATTGAGACTAATGAAAAGAATATAGTAATTGAAAATCCTACCGTTATGAAAACAAATGTCATGGGCAATGAGGCAATTGTTATATATGGTGGGCAAACCAGGGAAGAGAAAAAGCAGAGTCAAATTGAAATAAAAGATGAAGATGTAAAATTTGTCGCTGAACAAACTGGTAAAAGCGAAAAAGACGCCAGAGAGGCCTTAGTTAAGGCAAATGGCGACATAGCAAAGGCAATTATGATTCTGCAAGGAGAGACCTCAAACCCTTAA
- a CDS encoding threonyl-tRNA synthetase editing domain-containing protein translates to MIILFIHASDFSFNVKERAIKEPEEAKLKSIELKNTLVCFTTVEKGDDEEILSKAIDDILDVYSKVKADSVVIYPYAHLSSNLANPDTAIKILESLENLLKDKVKVYRAPFGWYKAFSISCYGHPLSELSRRIRKTEELEKSEELKYCEKFGFPSSSESAFMRRATIGYLRNLFQPLFESENNENVRDGEMSILYQNVESGRILPCINENPRIVVVYGGVRELNFPKEINDSKNRIRVWWVNESKIYVDVGRLIYYFILESVKQQPPTLPDWLNPIQVRLLPVKKDFLDFSIQVAERLRKEGIRVNIDDLDDSLGNKIRRAGTDWIPFVIVIGEREVKTNTLTVKIRARNEQKSMTVEELVKEIKDEVKERQNLPLYYTLYRHKNN, encoded by the coding sequence GTGATAATACTATTTATTCACGCATCTGACTTCTCATTTAATGTAAAGGAAAGAGCTATTAAGGAACCAGAAGAAGCAAAATTAAAATCGATAGAGCTGAAGAACACTCTAGTCTGTTTTACTACAGTGGAGAAAGGAGATGATGAGGAGATTTTAAGCAAAGCAATAGACGATATCTTAGACGTTTATAGTAAGGTAAAAGCGGATTCTGTGGTTATTTACCCTTACGCTCACCTATCTTCTAATTTAGCAAACCCAGATACTGCAATAAAGATACTTGAATCCTTGGAGAATCTATTAAAGGATAAGGTAAAGGTTTATAGGGCGCCATTTGGTTGGTATAAGGCTTTTTCAATATCTTGCTATGGTCATCCTTTAAGTGAGTTATCTAGGAGAATAAGAAAAACTGAGGAGTTGGAGAAAAGTGAGGAGTTAAAGTATTGTGAAAAATTTGGATTTCCTAGCTCCTCTGAAAGTGCGTTCATGAGGAGAGCTACAATAGGGTATTTAAGGAACTTGTTTCAACCGCTTTTCGAATCTGAAAATAACGAGAACGTACGTGATGGTGAAATGAGTATACTTTATCAAAACGTTGAGAGCGGAAGAATTCTCCCATGTATCAATGAGAATCCTAGGATAGTGGTAGTGTATGGTGGTGTTAGAGAGTTAAATTTTCCCAAGGAAATTAACGATAGTAAAAATAGGATTAGGGTCTGGTGGGTTAATGAGAGTAAAATCTACGTAGACGTCGGAAGATTAATATATTACTTCATTTTAGAGTCGGTTAAACAACAGCCTCCCACATTACCGGATTGGCTTAATCCAATTCAAGTTAGACTTTTGCCAGTTAAGAAAGACTTCTTGGATTTCTCGATACAAGTTGCTGAAAGGTTAAGAAAGGAGGGAATAAGAGTTAACATTGACGACCTAGATGATAGCTTAGGAAATAAGATAAGAAGAGCCGGAACTGACTGGATACCTTTCGTTATAGTTATAGGAGAAAGGGAAGTAAAGACTAATACTCTTACTGTAAAAATCAGAGCGAGGAATGAGCAGAAAAGTATGACTGTTGAGGAGTTAGTAAAGGAAATAAAGGATGAGGTTAAAGAAAGGCAGAATTTACCACTTTATTATACTCTTTATAGGCATAAAAATAACTGA
- the glmS gene encoding glutamine--fructose-6-phosphate transaminase (isomerizing), with product MCGIIGIVSNKESNRLAELVVSCLNRLEYRGYDSVGVAALSGGNLEVRKAKGTVEEVVRKKNIKELSGYAFLGHTRWATHGAPTDYNAHPHTDCINNIAVIHNGTIRNFKELRDELQALGHKFKSETDTEVIPHMMEEYMKRGMDTFQAFRSAIKNIQGSYAVLAIVKGERRIFFAKRDNPLVIGLGDDKTFVASDIPSFLPYTRKVIVISDGELGYVTPNTVYMEDENGNPIDVTSRIKIIDWDASSASKQGYPHFMLKEIHESPIAVKDTISGLLSEVDKINEIAEEIRESSRIIVTAAGTSYHAGLYFSLLLTRKGYTVIPLIASEYHNFRARKGDIVLAISQSGETLDVKMGIRKFKDEGAKIIALTNVIESDIARESHYKLYMRAGPEIGVAATKTFTSEIVSLLFLYSLIEKESISYLETAHETVRNVITETEGFAKKIGEELANKNNVYYLGRGLGVPLAMEGALKIKEIAYIHAEAYPAGESKHGPIALVESGFPIIFVNDGELVDELEKNLQEMKARGGKTYSISVNKRLNFADTEILVNTSEKLSSLAIAPIIQLIAYYASVKRGYDPDKPRNLAKTVTVE from the coding sequence GTGTGTGGAATTATAGGGATTGTGTCAAATAAGGAAAGTAATAGACTAGCTGAATTAGTAGTCTCATGCCTTAATAGATTAGAGTATAGGGGTTATGATAGTGTTGGTGTTGCAGCACTTTCAGGCGGTAATTTAGAGGTCAGAAAGGCTAAAGGTACTGTTGAGGAAGTAGTGAGAAAGAAAAATATTAAAGAATTATCTGGTTACGCATTTTTAGGACATACCAGATGGGCTACTCATGGAGCTCCTACTGATTACAATGCTCATCCTCACACAGATTGCATCAATAATATAGCAGTGATTCATAATGGAACAATAAGGAACTTTAAAGAGCTAAGGGATGAGTTACAAGCTCTAGGCCATAAGTTCAAAAGCGAGACTGACACCGAAGTAATACCCCATATGATGGAGGAATACATGAAGAGAGGTATGGATACTTTTCAAGCGTTTAGAAGCGCAATAAAGAACATTCAAGGCAGTTATGCAGTTTTAGCAATAGTTAAGGGAGAGAGAAGAATTTTCTTTGCAAAGAGAGATAACCCATTAGTAATAGGATTAGGAGATGATAAGACGTTTGTGGCTAGTGATATACCTTCATTTTTACCTTATACTAGAAAGGTTATAGTAATATCTGATGGAGAGCTAGGATATGTTACGCCAAATACTGTTTATATGGAAGACGAAAACGGTAATCCAATAGATGTTACAAGTAGAATAAAAATTATAGATTGGGACGCATCATCAGCCTCTAAGCAAGGATATCCTCACTTTATGCTTAAGGAAATCCATGAGAGCCCAATAGCTGTTAAAGACACAATTTCTGGACTTTTAAGTGAAGTTGATAAGATAAATGAAATCGCTGAGGAAATAAGAGAGTCCTCTAGAATAATAGTTACAGCTGCAGGGACGAGTTATCACGCTGGACTATATTTCTCCCTATTACTTACAAGAAAGGGGTATACGGTTATTCCATTAATTGCATCTGAATACCACAATTTTAGAGCTAGAAAGGGTGATATTGTACTTGCCATAAGTCAGAGTGGAGAAACTCTCGACGTGAAAATGGGAATTAGGAAATTCAAGGATGAAGGGGCTAAGATAATTGCATTAACAAACGTAATTGAGAGCGACATAGCTAGGGAAAGTCATTACAAATTATATATGAGAGCTGGGCCAGAAATAGGGGTAGCTGCTACAAAAACTTTCACATCTGAGATAGTATCCTTACTTTTCTTATATTCCCTAATAGAAAAAGAAAGCATTTCGTATCTGGAAACTGCTCATGAGACAGTTAGAAATGTAATAACTGAGACTGAAGGATTTGCTAAGAAGATTGGGGAGGAATTAGCTAACAAGAACAACGTTTATTATTTAGGAAGAGGTCTAGGAGTACCTTTAGCTATGGAAGGGGCATTAAAGATAAAGGAAATAGCATACATTCATGCAGAAGCGTATCCAGCCGGCGAAAGTAAACATGGTCCAATAGCGTTAGTAGAGAGTGGATTTCCAATAATCTTCGTAAATGATGGTGAACTAGTAGATGAATTAGAGAAGAATTTGCAAGAGATGAAAGCTAGAGGTGGCAAGACTTATTCAATAAGTGTGAATAAGAGACTTAATTTCGCAGATACTGAAATTCTAGTAAATACTAGCGAAAAACTTTCTTCACTTGCCATAGCGCCAATAATTCAACTTATTGCGTATTATGCTTCTGTTAAGAGAGGATATGATCCAGATAAGCCTAGGAACCTAGCGAAAACAGTAACGGTTGAGTGA